A window of Rhipicephalus microplus isolate Deutch F79 chromosome X, USDA_Rmic, whole genome shotgun sequence genomic DNA:
caccatggatgctgtgatttatgacaggtaaatgcagagacacgcaggcacttaacacgcgTGTTAagaacttcagctcaaaaatatttgcccactaacactacagcagcctttaacttagtgtcatagtttggtatctttcatgcaaaatttaaataatttgggatgcaagcaaaggaactgctgaataatgcactgctaagaagttaagctgTAGCTGCACAGAATGTTctacgtatacaattcaaactgctcctgacatcacaatgtgctctttctgctgtcgtaaactttgagccggagaacagtcactggcagtgcctttatacttgttggtcttctgtgctctgttcttgatacactgttcaTGACCGTGAAGCACCGGATACCTTGTTGCTGCTTGAACTTAGAAAAacacagatcattgttacaaccatgctacatgcaagagtgtacagTTGTTaactatgtgctcatatttacagatgtcgtattttcagaagccaatgacaagcctcaacacacacacaaacagtgaagactgaaaatatattttattatgctacaagagcaaaactacaatgttatagatgaaggcatgaaacttctaccaggcataaaaagccaatgaagtttcttctattttgacttcacactaggtgcgagaagcagaccacaaataagttcactaagaaacacaaattagactgcattacaacacaacagccaatgttcataactttaaggctgtctaacatagccagttCACCAcactgcgtataggagcaaatgggcagtctagaagacacaaagcacttgtgaattatagtgtgcttgttgctgacatctattattctaaaagaagaaaacctttcaaaaatgcactttatcaggggaaataatcaaacgcagcaaacacaatgggctcctacaggtgccaccaacactcaccattattgttgataccggTGTCTTGTCGGATGGATATGCTGCATCCTGCACGGAACACCAAAGAAGCGCAccatgacttggcttgcatgtgtgctggctgcatcgcactgctgctgaagtaggctagccacagacagatgaggagccatggctttgaaacaaactgaacgtcacctttagagatcaacaatgcatgcttaggtcaggtacaatttgtagaaaaatatatatcattATGCAATCGTGGTAaacacgttcggctgaaacacaacaagccacatcactgagagagaaaaagctacatgaagtgaaagatgcagttactggccctatgtcgcctgaggcttgttcaataggtctttctccttgcaagttgtgaacagccaggcgattttcacccatttgctatttccttccagagcactcgatccacagagggagtcacaagctcgagagctcaataaggaatcaaagtatttgtgctcattCAAAAGGACCAGCTTTTGAGTCTCGGATGATTCCAGTTTCATTCATAAGGTGTaggctttcaactttcaacattctcaattatcttgctatttagttctataaatgttgaataagaattatgtgtgagaataatacaggtatccactgcaagcaaccatgcttgggttttcaatttgtgcagagtaagtggtgttcacttaatcgtatgtattaaagaaaaactaaccttgcagccagccgttaggcagttttgtgccctcgaagctcccaagcagaccgcagtccttccagatgaggctgccatgcatgcttccacgccacatccgctgaatgataacagtcccagcagtgacatagacttgcacagttagggagcacgtgtccttcctattttcgTACAGGTGCTCCAATTCATGATGAGGATTTatgtgccagtgtgtgcaaccgatgcatcgcAGGACATTAACAAGCCGATCTCTGCGATCTgttaagagccaaaaacgagatatttaaaaacaatcattaaaagcactgaCTTCTAATACTTCTTTGatgaagctatcacttcgtcaaagtgaccaaaatctgctataatcactttgaaataaactgaagcttcatgtaaaatttacgtaccgcaatatatatgtcctagggaagtatagtgctaccacagtggtaatcgtcgaTAGAACTAATCTTCCAAAATAACATGAATTTCCTAAGTGCAACCTAGCTTctggaaaataaattcacatcaactttccaactatcaaacgtggtaaatcgacaggcccaacctcataatcaaacaagagctcacttgtatcaaatcacaaaaatcttctgatgtatttgctccataatatttgcatgtatataacagtagtagattatttttcatgcttcaacatACCATAGGGAAACATTACATCTAATGGGCTCAAAAACTTGCACATGTTATAGTACTGCgcgaattatagtaccggtgaaatttatatctgcaaggtgaactcaccaaTGGCAgaatttagtagccgtcggtgtcatgaggaaccaagtgggctctacggccaacaggcaaagggaatctgcagactggaagctgccgatgacagcaatgaagggctggccaagcgtgcacgtccattgataaagtgtaagaactggccatgaccggctgttgtcaaggctctagtgccgtgcaaaacgatgaccagaagaactcggaaacctgtagttaggcggtaTTGGCCTAcgacttcatccaaagcaaggcaccggtgaaatctttgctctttctgggggccggagggaagcttgacgttcacgggctctcgctgccacataaaactctcaagttgttaccgaagaacagtctaggcgcgcttccaaagtaacacgatccacaacagaatatagcatctcgcagttttggttgatcacatcacagcactaggactatggttatcacaaaaaggagaagtgacgagttaacaaacaaaagcgccaagctccacCACCACAACGTCgaagggcaaaacagttatcaacgctgtctttcaattttcggtcacacgagcacagcttgttcacaagtcttggaacgtcaacacagcaccactgttcacaacgaacatcgtttcactcccgaacactagattgctctcaagaaaatagaagcgtacggcctaaccagtggcgaaggaagaaccgaacacagcgcgtagttcatacgtttccgtacggacttggggtcactcaagtaacgtgccaaaacgctgtcaatccgaaatgtcgtaCAGCACCCAACAAAGACactggaaagtcaagcaaacgaactgttaccggcacacaaacacacattgcaggcttctcgagtgctagttgccgtcgatacaccgacgccgatccccgcttgataaccacaccgacgcacaggcttcgctgcgcttcaccgtacaccatagCACTGCCGCAGCTTttcgcactgcttacacgcaccgaaagagctgccgtaatcacaacgcatccAGTCGAACACTAaagtaactcatgcgagaagcgtttgctgaaagtcgcaccgaccgatatgctgtttacgacgccttgttgttttcgacaactgcgcagcacgtacAAAGTACTTGTGCTATTTTCACGgccctgctgacccgcaggtcgcgggttcgaatcccggctgcggcggctgcatttccgatggaggcggaaatgttgtaggcccgtgtgctcagatttgggtgcacgttaaagaaccccaggtggtcaaaatttccggagccctccactacggcgtctctcataatcatatgtggttttgggacgttaaaccccacatatcaatcaatcattattttCACGGCatgacaaaatttgctcttatgtgcgaggggggtgatatgacgaacacgcaggcgtgccagatgaaagaagtgttttggcaacgtcacggagtgagcttaTGTGGAGGGTATTGCtccacaaccaatcacaagctgtgcccgtaggccaagccgtcgtctgctcgcgtttgtcgtctgcttcgatcagagcatgcgatagGAAATTCGCCTTCGCAatgctattattctcaggtcaagtggtcgctgcgtcgcacaaaatacatgtcagtggctcgctctacctttgaatgatgttcgtgcgcgaagttaaatggctggtaattgacgcagggatgaattcaaccaaggtttgctccagaatcgtgagggtttgcatattttcggtgtcatacaaagttactagggtcattttattccaactgcttgccatattatcacggtccatatcggtgtctgagcagtgaaggtgaaaatgcatgatttgtttgtagttccatgcatAATaatgcgcacccctaatacgcattagtttacaaagtacgctttgttccagatcgtcccaaagtgtatcgactgctgtatttcagagatcgcacccattggacagttagagccaatgaaagtacactagagcacaagctttatgaaccactcactaaaaacgtcctctcatttttatttccaatagcgtgcaaggaatgtgctcccattaacctttttggtggtaatttccaccaatgaggcatgaatctcgagtcgcacttttaattggatgagatggggcgcaacacaacaacataacaaacaaggttgatcctatgtcatgcCACGTTCGAATgcgccgaccattcacgtatcacattggttttcatccaaccacaaatctttacatgcataattttacgccattgacgcccaatagaattcttcaattactgcgacttcgaacttattggatgACGGCGGTTGTCAACagcatccactgcgtacaagggaaacaacacacgaaactcaaagcaccgaaagaaataaaaacgcaccagcagtcatcaggcagcccttcatgggcgtgaattagctcaaaaccagccagggcaccagagtataccgccgcggcagcaggttataagtagccacattgttcctaagagtggtccggaccactcttaggattttctctcagccacgctgtttttacgcacaattttgcttcgtgaatccacttacgagcacttttcggtgacgtaagcaaatatagcaactgcatcaccatcgctgacatgttcccggtcAGTCACAGTGCGCTTTATTGcagtggccgatgtgacaacgatggcctcttacgacgttttttcgtttcgtgaatcgacttacgcaacaaaatttctcttgcgcaaaaatgttttcgtaagtgagttttgtgaatccggcccctgtATGCCGCATAGtggtgccttctttttttttcaattactttCACGGATACATTTGTGCGATGTCTCATTGGAGTGACGGTCACCATAGATTTTCCTAAATATACGCTAGAGAAAACTCTGGTGCTGGTGTCTATGCTTCAGCTAGCATGataattatgggtagtacatggatttgcctagtcttcgtactttaggTTCCTTCAGGCGCCGCGTGGCTttaagctgctttgtcacgaaacaacaatcggcaaatgttgaGCAGTTACACTTCAACTTCACCTTTTAGgattaccatttcaaatcagctCACGAAGATCAAAAGTGTTGGTTCTTTCATTCGATACAAAAccaaaacaaagcaataaacaaagccacaagtgggaTTCGCTGCCCGCTAGGAGGAAGACTAAGCAAAtctgtcatacccataattcccatggtttctgaacgatcgcagtgccagagttccctctagttaattttaggaaactctatgacggTCACTGTCTGTTGCCTTATCGAATGATTGTGCAGCGAAAGTGACTAAGCGAAAATCGAGGCCATGTGCCAATGAAACCTTAATAGGTGGCACACGGGCACTTCCCATCTAGGTCGATTCTCGAACGCAATTGGCTTCATTCCGATTTTAACACAAATAAGCCAATTGCGATCAGGAATCTCGATTCCGATGGGGGCTCAACCGCAATCTAAACTGCACTGTGTGGCATCCGTATCAAACCAACCAAGCGTGTGT
This region includes:
- the LOC142775545 gene encoding uncharacterized protein LOC142775545 translates to MWRGSMHGSLIWKDCGLLGSFEGTKLPNGWLQGDVQFVSKPWLLICLWLAYFSSSAMQPAHMQAKSWCASLVFRAGCSISIRQDTGINNNVQAATRYPVLHGHEQCIKNRAQKTNKYKGTASDCSPAQSLRQQKEHIVMSGAV